In Phyllopteryx taeniolatus isolate TA_2022b chromosome 1, UOR_Ptae_1.2, whole genome shotgun sequence, the following proteins share a genomic window:
- the myt1b gene encoding myelin transcription factor 1 isoform X6, with protein sequence MVMYEVSGSTITVLTLFHCDQAMEDSEFSEKENEFRGELVNQRWTRGERTSSRCQASLRLQSRRPIMMSVESDDKRTRTRSKGIRVPIEHVGQELSCPTPGCNGSGHISGRYSRHRSILGCPLARKRRLEEAEAEQEQEMERPTSKRKSHPLKLALDEGFSAESDVSSEGEGEGETDGENRSRSKEDEDDIDTAAVEEKTVEDLKHEGQTNGQDEETQSQQKEEEEREESANRKDLEEECVIIEPPMTQECQSPSLNAEEVANSLLHLGRVPATGNDNDAPTVAAPQPVAMETEGNVTVTVEHNEKVKEQHGGKTAEAEEGVVGRGHDMEEATEEELVDDRGEQEPLAKEVHHEPTADEKEETAVSAQQRKNTPEEEEKDEEVNPNVPTAVRTSTSTTAAQGPRIKTEDHRVSPLEDYNTHDNYGVTTATPLESYDSHKPLHNYKACLPLNYISHVASPLENYSPNPRGDNFQIHKVSHSASPDIIEVHSDKSDEKDFDDVDGDNEHDDEDSLSQRSTVTDESELFDMTRGNLGLLEQAIALKAEQVKPAGPRELLGVPDIQHHRYFTMEDRPKHLDVIRKSYFKESIRPEKREIKCPTPGCDGTGHVTGLYPHHRSLSGCPHKDRIPPEILAMHENVLKCPTPGCTGQGHVNSNRNTHRSLSGCPIAAAEKLSKTHDKQIPQPGSDLLKGSPNDRVLRPMCFVKQLEMPQYGSYRPNMAPTTPRANLAKELEKYSKVSFDYASFDAQVFGKRMLAPKMPTSETSPKAFKSKPSFAKSSSPSLSLQGYGKPSSLAYDYSHDAEAAHMAATAILNLSTRCWEKPENLSTKPQNKEMDIEVDENGTLDLSMKKPIKHEGSLSGTSPGVRSPDPSSSSSSSLHHGESSGMTSPNLQSYKQEEWEGPLDFTKHNRQREEEMDEMDHAAQSYVSSDPEDSDMMQDLMEDRKYPGEVTTPNFKVKFQPKDSKKELLSCPTPGCDGSGHITGNYASHRSLSGCPLADKSLRSLMAAHTPELKCPTPGCDGSGHITGNYASHRSRCPVPGCDSLGHISGKYATHRSAYGCPLAARRQKEGLLNGTPFNWKAFKTEGPTCPTPGCDGSGHANGSFLTHRSLSGCPRALYAKKKAKFPTEDYLSTKFRASDVLDNDEDIKQLNQEINDLNESNNEMEADVVNLQTQITSMENNLKNIEQENKMIEEQNEALFMELSGLSRVLIRSLANIRVPHMQEPITEQNFDSYVNTLTDMYTNKDCFQSPENKALLESINKAVKGIKV encoded by the exons cTGCCCCACCCCTGGATGCAATGGCTCTGGCCATATCAGTGGGAGATACTCACGACACAGAAG CATTCTGGGATGCCCCTTAGCCAGAAAGCGCCGACTTGAGGAGGCAGAGGCAGAGCAGGAACAGGAAATGGAGCGGCCGACATCCAAGAGGAAGTCCCACCCCCTCAAACTGGCTCTGGATGAGGGTTTCAGCGCAGAAAGTGATGTCAGTAGTGAAGGTGAGGGAGAGGGCGAGACGGATGGAGAGAACAGAAGCAGAAGCAAGGAGGATGAGGACGATATTGACACTGCTGCAGTGGAAGAGAAGACTGTGGAAGACCTAAAACATGAAGGACAAACAAATGGACAAGATGAGGAGACACAGAGTCAGcaaaaggaggaagaggagagggaAGAATCAGCAAATCGTAAGGACTTAG AAGAAGAGTGTGTCATCATTGAGCCTCCAATGACACAGGAGTGTCAGTCTCCTTCTCTGAATGCTGAAGAAGTGGCCAACTCTCTCCTCCACCTCGGCCGAGTCCCTGCTACCGGTAACGACAACGATGCTCCAACTGTGGCAGCCCCGCAGCCTGTTGCTATGGAGACTGAGGGGAATGTCACCGTGACAGTTGAACACAATGAAAAAGTAAAGGAGCAGCATGGTGGGAAAACGGCTGAGGCAGAGGAAGGCGTAGTAGGCAGAGGTCACGACATGGAAGAGGCGACAGAGGAGGAGTTGGTGGATGACCGAGGAGAGCAAGAACCTCTTGCCAAGGAGGTCCACCATGAACCCACAGCAGATGAAAAGGAGGAGACAGCAGTGTCAGCACAGCAGAGAAAGAACACAccagaagaggaggagaaagatgAGGAGGTGAACCCAAATGTACCAACTGCTGTCCGCACCAGCACCAGCACCACAGCAGCTCAGGGACCACGCATCAAGACTGAAGACCACAGGGTCAGTCCTCTGGAGGACTACAACACACATGACAACTACGGCGTGACTACAGCCACTCCACTTGAGAGTTATGACTCCCACAAACCACTTCATAACTACAAGGCCTGCCTTCCTTTAAACTACATCTCCCACGTGGCCAGTCCACTTGAGAACTACTCACCAAATCCCAGAGGGGATAACTTTCAAATCCACAAAGTCTCCCACTCTGCTTCCCCTGACATTATCGAGGTGCATTCTGACAAGTCTGATGAGAAAGACTTTGATGATGTAGATGGTGACAATGAGCACGATGACGAGGACAGCCTCTCCCAGCGCTCCACCGTCACAGATGAGTCCGAGTTGTTTGACATGACCCGAGGGAACCTGGGCCTCCTCGAGCAAGCCATTGCTCTCAAGGCGGAGCAGGTGAAGCCGGCCGGGCCCAGGGAGCTGCTAGGTGTGCCCGATATACAGCATCACAGATATTTCACCATGGAAGACCGGCCTAAGCACCTTGATGTCATCAGAAAGAGCTACTTCAAAG AGAGTATTCGGCCAGAGAAGAGGGAGATCAAGTGTCCCACCCCAGGGTGTGACGGAACAGGTCATGTGACTGGCCTGTACCCCCACCACCGTAGCCTGTCAGGCTGCCCTCACAAGGACAGGATCCCCCCTGAGA TTCTGGCCATGCATGAGAATGTGCTGAAATGTCCAACTCCTGGCTGCACTGGTCAGGGCCATGTTAACAGCAACCGAAACACACACCGCAG TCTTTCAGGATGTCCCATTGCAGCGGCAGAGAAGTTGTCCAAGACCCACGACAAGCAGATCCCTCAGCCTGGGAGCGACCTCCTCAAAGGAAGTCCCAATGACAGAGTTCTCAG GCCCATGTGCTTCGTAAAGCAACTGGAGATGCCCCAGTATGGTAGCTACAGGCCCAACATGGCGCCAACCACACCCCGCGCCAACCTGGCCAAGGAGCTGGAGAAGTACTCCAAGGTGTCCTTCGATTATGCAAGCTTTGATGCTCAAGTGTTTGGGAAGCGTATGCTTGCACCAAAGATGCCCACCAGCGAAACCTCACCCAAAGCCTTCAAAA GTAAGCCCTCATTCGCCAAGTCATCGTCGCCCAGCCTTAGCCTCCAAGGTTATGGCAAACCTTCCTCCTTGGCCTATGACTACTCCCATGATGCCGAAGCTGCCCACATGGCTGCTACCGCTATCCTCAACCTGTCTACACGGTGCTGGGAGAAACCTGAGAACCTTAGCACCAAGCCACAGAACAAG GAAATGGACATTGAGGTGGATGAGAATGGTACTCTGGACCTGAGTATGAAGAAGCCCATCAAGCATGAGGGCAGCCTGTCTGGCACCAGCCCGGGGGTCCGTTCCCCAGAcccttcttcttcctcatcttcctctctGCATCATGGGGAAAGCAGTGGGATGACATCACCAAACCTACAGAGCTACAAACAGGAGGAGTGGGAGGGGCCTCTGGATTTTACCAAACACAACCGCCAAAGGGAGGAGGAAATGGACGAG ATGGATCATGCTGCACAGTCGTATGTGTCATCTGACCCAGAGGACAGTGACATGATGCAGGACTTAATGGAGGACAGGAAGTACCCTGGAGAAGTCACAACCCCAAACTTCAAGGTCAAGTTCCAGCCCAAGGACAGCAAGAAGGAGTTGCTGTC ATGCCCAACACCTGGCTGTGATGGCAGTGGCCACATTACAGGGAACTATGCATCTCATCGCAG TTTGTCTGGGTGTCCTCTCGCTGATAAGAGCCTCCGGTCCCTCATGGCGGCACACACCCCTGAACTCAA ATGTCCCACTCCGGGATGTGACGGCTCAGGTCATATCACAGGAAACTACGCCTCCCATAGAAg CAGATGTCCGGTGCCGGGCTGTGACAGTCTGGGACACATCAGCGGGAAGTACGCCACGCATCGCAGTGCCTACGGGTGTCCACTTGCAGCCCGCAGGCAGAAGGAGGGCCTCCTGAATGGCACACCCTTCAACTGGAAGGCATTCAAGACAGAGGGACCGACGTGTCCAACCCCGGGATGTGACGGCTCTGGCCACGCTAACGGCAGCTTCCTCACACACCGCAG CCTCTCAGGATGCCCCAGGGCGTTGTATGCCAAGAAAAAAGCCAAGTTTCCCACTGAGGACTATTTGAGTACCAAGTTCAGAGCCAGTGATG ttctgGACAATGACGAAGACATCAAGCAGCTCAACCAAGAGATTAATGACCTCAACGAGTCCAACAACGAAATGGAGGCAGATGTAGTCAACCTGCAAACGCAG ATCACTTCtatggaaaataatttgaaaaacattgagcaagagaacaagatgatcGAAGAGCAGAACGAGGCTCTGTTCATGGAGCTATCTGGTCTGAGCCGGGTCCTGATCCGTAGCCTGGCTAACATACGCGTGCCACACATG CAGGAGCCCATCACGGAGCAGAACTTCGACAGCTACGTGAACACTCTGACCGACATGTACACCAACAAAGACTGCTTCCAGAGCCCTGAAAACAAGGCTCTACTGGAGAGCATCAACAAAGCTGTGAAGGGTATCAAAGTCtga
- the myt1b gene encoding myelin transcription factor 1 isoform X4: protein MDLGLFAPTSQHKNEFRGELVNQRWTRGERTSSRCQASLRLQSRRPIMMSVESDDKRTRTRSKGIRVPIEHVGQELSCPTPGCNGSGHISGRYSRHRSILGCPLARKRRLEEAEAEQEQEMERPTSKRKSHPLKLALDEGFSAESDVSSEGEGEGETDGENRSRSKEDEDDIDTAAVEEKTVEDLKHEGQTNGQDEETQSQQKEEEEREESANRKDLEEECVIIEPPMTQECQSPSLNAEEVANSLLHLGRVPATGNDNDAPTVAAPQPVAMETEGNVTVTVEHNEKVKEQHGGKTAEAEEGVVGRGHDMEEATEEELVDDRGEQEPLAKEVHHEPTADEKEETAVSAQQRKNTPEEEEKDEEVNPNVPTAVRTSTSTTAAQGPRIKTEDHRVSPLEDYNTHDNYGVTTATPLESYDSHKPLHNYKACLPLNYISHVASPLENYSPNPRGDNFQIHKVSHSASPDIIEVHSDKSDEKDFDDVDGDNEHDDEDSLSQRSTVTDESELFDMTRGNLGLLEQAIALKAEQVKPAGPRELLGVPDIQHHRYFTMEDRPKHLDVIRKSYFKESIRPEKREIKCPTPGCDGTGHVTGLYPHHRSLSGCPHKDRIPPEILAMHENVLKCPTPGCTGQGHVNSNRNTHRSLSGCPIAAAEKLSKTHDKQIPQPGSDLLKGSPNDRVLRPMCFVKQLEMPQYGSYRPNMAPTTPRANLAKELEKYSKVSFDYASFDAQVFGKRMLAPKMPTSETSPKAFKSKPSFAKSSSPSLSLQGYGKPSSLAYDYSHDAEAAHMAATAILNLSTRCWEKPENLSTKPQNKEMDIEVDENGTLDLSMKKPIKHEGSLSGTSPGVRSPDPSSSSSSSLHHGESSGMTSPNLQSYKQEEWEGPLDFTKHNRQREEEMDEMDHAAQSYVSSDPEDSDMMQDLMEDRKYPGEVTTPNFKVKFQPKDSKKELLSCPTPGCDGSGHITGNYASHRSLSGCPLADKSLRSLMAAHTPELKCPTPGCDGSGHITGNYASHRSLSGCPRAKKSGIKTPTKDNQEDSELLKCPVPGCDSLGHISGKYATHRSAYGCPLAARRQKEGLLNGTPFNWKAFKTEGPTCPTPGCDGSGHANGSFLTHRSLSGCPRALYAKKKAKFPTEDYLSTKFRASDVLDNDEDIKQLNQEINDLNESNNEMEADVVNLQTQITSMENNLKNIEQENKMIEEQNEALFMELSGLSRVLIRSLANIRVPHMQEPITEQNFDSYVNTLTDMYTNKDCFQSPENKALLESINKAVKGIKV, encoded by the exons cTGCCCCACCCCTGGATGCAATGGCTCTGGCCATATCAGTGGGAGATACTCACGACACAGAAG CATTCTGGGATGCCCCTTAGCCAGAAAGCGCCGACTTGAGGAGGCAGAGGCAGAGCAGGAACAGGAAATGGAGCGGCCGACATCCAAGAGGAAGTCCCACCCCCTCAAACTGGCTCTGGATGAGGGTTTCAGCGCAGAAAGTGATGTCAGTAGTGAAGGTGAGGGAGAGGGCGAGACGGATGGAGAGAACAGAAGCAGAAGCAAGGAGGATGAGGACGATATTGACACTGCTGCAGTGGAAGAGAAGACTGTGGAAGACCTAAAACATGAAGGACAAACAAATGGACAAGATGAGGAGACACAGAGTCAGcaaaaggaggaagaggagagggaAGAATCAGCAAATCGTAAGGACTTAG AAGAAGAGTGTGTCATCATTGAGCCTCCAATGACACAGGAGTGTCAGTCTCCTTCTCTGAATGCTGAAGAAGTGGCCAACTCTCTCCTCCACCTCGGCCGAGTCCCTGCTACCGGTAACGACAACGATGCTCCAACTGTGGCAGCCCCGCAGCCTGTTGCTATGGAGACTGAGGGGAATGTCACCGTGACAGTTGAACACAATGAAAAAGTAAAGGAGCAGCATGGTGGGAAAACGGCTGAGGCAGAGGAAGGCGTAGTAGGCAGAGGTCACGACATGGAAGAGGCGACAGAGGAGGAGTTGGTGGATGACCGAGGAGAGCAAGAACCTCTTGCCAAGGAGGTCCACCATGAACCCACAGCAGATGAAAAGGAGGAGACAGCAGTGTCAGCACAGCAGAGAAAGAACACAccagaagaggaggagaaagatgAGGAGGTGAACCCAAATGTACCAACTGCTGTCCGCACCAGCACCAGCACCACAGCAGCTCAGGGACCACGCATCAAGACTGAAGACCACAGGGTCAGTCCTCTGGAGGACTACAACACACATGACAACTACGGCGTGACTACAGCCACTCCACTTGAGAGTTATGACTCCCACAAACCACTTCATAACTACAAGGCCTGCCTTCCTTTAAACTACATCTCCCACGTGGCCAGTCCACTTGAGAACTACTCACCAAATCCCAGAGGGGATAACTTTCAAATCCACAAAGTCTCCCACTCTGCTTCCCCTGACATTATCGAGGTGCATTCTGACAAGTCTGATGAGAAAGACTTTGATGATGTAGATGGTGACAATGAGCACGATGACGAGGACAGCCTCTCCCAGCGCTCCACCGTCACAGATGAGTCCGAGTTGTTTGACATGACCCGAGGGAACCTGGGCCTCCTCGAGCAAGCCATTGCTCTCAAGGCGGAGCAGGTGAAGCCGGCCGGGCCCAGGGAGCTGCTAGGTGTGCCCGATATACAGCATCACAGATATTTCACCATGGAAGACCGGCCTAAGCACCTTGATGTCATCAGAAAGAGCTACTTCAAAG AGAGTATTCGGCCAGAGAAGAGGGAGATCAAGTGTCCCACCCCAGGGTGTGACGGAACAGGTCATGTGACTGGCCTGTACCCCCACCACCGTAGCCTGTCAGGCTGCCCTCACAAGGACAGGATCCCCCCTGAGA TTCTGGCCATGCATGAGAATGTGCTGAAATGTCCAACTCCTGGCTGCACTGGTCAGGGCCATGTTAACAGCAACCGAAACACACACCGCAG TCTTTCAGGATGTCCCATTGCAGCGGCAGAGAAGTTGTCCAAGACCCACGACAAGCAGATCCCTCAGCCTGGGAGCGACCTCCTCAAAGGAAGTCCCAATGACAGAGTTCTCAG GCCCATGTGCTTCGTAAAGCAACTGGAGATGCCCCAGTATGGTAGCTACAGGCCCAACATGGCGCCAACCACACCCCGCGCCAACCTGGCCAAGGAGCTGGAGAAGTACTCCAAGGTGTCCTTCGATTATGCAAGCTTTGATGCTCAAGTGTTTGGGAAGCGTATGCTTGCACCAAAGATGCCCACCAGCGAAACCTCACCCAAAGCCTTCAAAA GTAAGCCCTCATTCGCCAAGTCATCGTCGCCCAGCCTTAGCCTCCAAGGTTATGGCAAACCTTCCTCCTTGGCCTATGACTACTCCCATGATGCCGAAGCTGCCCACATGGCTGCTACCGCTATCCTCAACCTGTCTACACGGTGCTGGGAGAAACCTGAGAACCTTAGCACCAAGCCACAGAACAAG GAAATGGACATTGAGGTGGATGAGAATGGTACTCTGGACCTGAGTATGAAGAAGCCCATCAAGCATGAGGGCAGCCTGTCTGGCACCAGCCCGGGGGTCCGTTCCCCAGAcccttcttcttcctcatcttcctctctGCATCATGGGGAAAGCAGTGGGATGACATCACCAAACCTACAGAGCTACAAACAGGAGGAGTGGGAGGGGCCTCTGGATTTTACCAAACACAACCGCCAAAGGGAGGAGGAAATGGACGAG ATGGATCATGCTGCACAGTCGTATGTGTCATCTGACCCAGAGGACAGTGACATGATGCAGGACTTAATGGAGGACAGGAAGTACCCTGGAGAAGTCACAACCCCAAACTTCAAGGTCAAGTTCCAGCCCAAGGACAGCAAGAAGGAGTTGCTGTC ATGCCCAACACCTGGCTGTGATGGCAGTGGCCACATTACAGGGAACTATGCATCTCATCGCAG TTTGTCTGGGTGTCCTCTCGCTGATAAGAGCCTCCGGTCCCTCATGGCGGCACACACCCCTGAACTCAA ATGTCCCACTCCGGGATGTGACGGCTCAGGTCATATCACAGGAAACTACGCCTCCCATAGAAg TCTCTCTGGGTGCCCGCGTGCCAAGAAAAGTGGAATTAAAACTCCTACCAAGGACAACCAGGAGGACTCGGAGCTTTTAAA ATGTCCGGTGCCGGGCTGTGACAGTCTGGGACACATCAGCGGGAAGTACGCCACGCATCGCAGTGCCTACGGGTGTCCACTTGCAGCCCGCAGGCAGAAGGAGGGCCTCCTGAATGGCACACCCTTCAACTGGAAGGCATTCAAGACAGAGGGACCGACGTGTCCAACCCCGGGATGTGACGGCTCTGGCCACGCTAACGGCAGCTTCCTCACACACCGCAG CCTCTCAGGATGCCCCAGGGCGTTGTATGCCAAGAAAAAAGCCAAGTTTCCCACTGAGGACTATTTGAGTACCAAGTTCAGAGCCAGTGATG ttctgGACAATGACGAAGACATCAAGCAGCTCAACCAAGAGATTAATGACCTCAACGAGTCCAACAACGAAATGGAGGCAGATGTAGTCAACCTGCAAACGCAG ATCACTTCtatggaaaataatttgaaaaacattgagcaagagaacaagatgatcGAAGAGCAGAACGAGGCTCTGTTCATGGAGCTATCTGGTCTGAGCCGGGTCCTGATCCGTAGCCTGGCTAACATACGCGTGCCACACATG CAGGAGCCCATCACGGAGCAGAACTTCGACAGCTACGTGAACACTCTGACCGACATGTACACCAACAAAGACTGCTTCCAGAGCCCTGAAAACAAGGCTCTACTGGAGAGCATCAACAAAGCTGTGAAGGGTATCAAAGTCtga
- the myt1b gene encoding myelin transcription factor 1 isoform X8: MMSVESDDKRTRTRSKGIRVPIEHVGQELSCPTPGCNGSGHISGRYSRHRSILGCPLARKRRLEEAEAEQEQEMERPTSKRKSHPLKLALDEGFSAESDVSSEGEGEGETDGENRSRSKEDEDDIDTAAVEEKTVEDLKHEGQTNGQDEETQSQQKEEEEREESANRKDLEEECVIIEPPMTQECQSPSLNAEEVANSLLHLGRVPATGNDNDAPTVAAPQPVAMETEGNVTVTVEHNEKVKEQHGGKTAEAEEGVVGRGHDMEEATEEELVDDRGEQEPLAKEVHHEPTADEKEETAVSAQQRKNTPEEEEKDEEVNPNVPTAVRTSTSTTAAQGPRIKTEDHRVSPLEDYNTHDNYGVTTATPLESYDSHKPLHNYKACLPLNYISHVASPLENYSPNPRGDNFQIHKVSHSASPDIIEVHSDKSDEKDFDDVDGDNEHDDEDSLSQRSTVTDESELFDMTRGNLGLLEQAIALKAEQVKPAGPRELLGVPDIQHHRYFTMEDRPKHLDVIRKSYFKESIRPEKREIKCPTPGCDGTGHVTGLYPHHRSLSGCPHKDRIPPEILAMHENVLKCPTPGCTGQGHVNSNRNTHRSLSGCPIAAAEKLSKTHDKQIPQPGSDLLKGSPNDRVLRPMCFVKQLEMPQYGSYRPNMAPTTPRANLAKELEKYSKVSFDYASFDAQVFGKRMLAPKMPTSETSPKAFKSKPSFAKSSSPSLSLQGYGKPSSLAYDYSHDAEAAHMAATAILNLSTRCWEKPENLSTKPQNKEMDIEVDENGTLDLSMKKPIKHEGSLSGTSPGVRSPDPSSSSSSSLHHGESSGMTSPNLQSYKQEEWEGPLDFTKHNRQREEEMDEMDHAAQSYVSSDPEDSDMMQDLMEDRKYPGEVTTPNFKVKFQPKDSKKELLSCPTPGCDGSGHITGNYASHRSLSGCPLADKSLRSLMAAHTPELKCPTPGCDGSGHITGNYASHRSLSGCPRAKKSGIKTPTKDNQEDSELLKCPVPGCDSLGHISGKYATHRSAYGCPLAARRQKEGLLNGTPFNWKAFKTEGPTCPTPGCDGSGHANGSFLTHRSLSGCPRALYAKKKAKFPTEDYLSTKFRASDVLDNDEDIKQLNQEINDLNESNNEMEADVVNLQTQITSMENNLKNIEQENKMIEEQNEALFMELSGLSRVLIRSLANIRVPHMQEPITEQNFDSYVNTLTDMYTNKDCFQSPENKALLESINKAVKGIKV, encoded by the exons cTGCCCCACCCCTGGATGCAATGGCTCTGGCCATATCAGTGGGAGATACTCACGACACAGAAG CATTCTGGGATGCCCCTTAGCCAGAAAGCGCCGACTTGAGGAGGCAGAGGCAGAGCAGGAACAGGAAATGGAGCGGCCGACATCCAAGAGGAAGTCCCACCCCCTCAAACTGGCTCTGGATGAGGGTTTCAGCGCAGAAAGTGATGTCAGTAGTGAAGGTGAGGGAGAGGGCGAGACGGATGGAGAGAACAGAAGCAGAAGCAAGGAGGATGAGGACGATATTGACACTGCTGCAGTGGAAGAGAAGACTGTGGAAGACCTAAAACATGAAGGACAAACAAATGGACAAGATGAGGAGACACAGAGTCAGcaaaaggaggaagaggagagggaAGAATCAGCAAATCGTAAGGACTTAG AAGAAGAGTGTGTCATCATTGAGCCTCCAATGACACAGGAGTGTCAGTCTCCTTCTCTGAATGCTGAAGAAGTGGCCAACTCTCTCCTCCACCTCGGCCGAGTCCCTGCTACCGGTAACGACAACGATGCTCCAACTGTGGCAGCCCCGCAGCCTGTTGCTATGGAGACTGAGGGGAATGTCACCGTGACAGTTGAACACAATGAAAAAGTAAAGGAGCAGCATGGTGGGAAAACGGCTGAGGCAGAGGAAGGCGTAGTAGGCAGAGGTCACGACATGGAAGAGGCGACAGAGGAGGAGTTGGTGGATGACCGAGGAGAGCAAGAACCTCTTGCCAAGGAGGTCCACCATGAACCCACAGCAGATGAAAAGGAGGAGACAGCAGTGTCAGCACAGCAGAGAAAGAACACAccagaagaggaggagaaagatgAGGAGGTGAACCCAAATGTACCAACTGCTGTCCGCACCAGCACCAGCACCACAGCAGCTCAGGGACCACGCATCAAGACTGAAGACCACAGGGTCAGTCCTCTGGAGGACTACAACACACATGACAACTACGGCGTGACTACAGCCACTCCACTTGAGAGTTATGACTCCCACAAACCACTTCATAACTACAAGGCCTGCCTTCCTTTAAACTACATCTCCCACGTGGCCAGTCCACTTGAGAACTACTCACCAAATCCCAGAGGGGATAACTTTCAAATCCACAAAGTCTCCCACTCTGCTTCCCCTGACATTATCGAGGTGCATTCTGACAAGTCTGATGAGAAAGACTTTGATGATGTAGATGGTGACAATGAGCACGATGACGAGGACAGCCTCTCCCAGCGCTCCACCGTCACAGATGAGTCCGAGTTGTTTGACATGACCCGAGGGAACCTGGGCCTCCTCGAGCAAGCCATTGCTCTCAAGGCGGAGCAGGTGAAGCCGGCCGGGCCCAGGGAGCTGCTAGGTGTGCCCGATATACAGCATCACAGATATTTCACCATGGAAGACCGGCCTAAGCACCTTGATGTCATCAGAAAGAGCTACTTCAAAG AGAGTATTCGGCCAGAGAAGAGGGAGATCAAGTGTCCCACCCCAGGGTGTGACGGAACAGGTCATGTGACTGGCCTGTACCCCCACCACCGTAGCCTGTCAGGCTGCCCTCACAAGGACAGGATCCCCCCTGAGA TTCTGGCCATGCATGAGAATGTGCTGAAATGTCCAACTCCTGGCTGCACTGGTCAGGGCCATGTTAACAGCAACCGAAACACACACCGCAG TCTTTCAGGATGTCCCATTGCAGCGGCAGAGAAGTTGTCCAAGACCCACGACAAGCAGATCCCTCAGCCTGGGAGCGACCTCCTCAAAGGAAGTCCCAATGACAGAGTTCTCAG GCCCATGTGCTTCGTAAAGCAACTGGAGATGCCCCAGTATGGTAGCTACAGGCCCAACATGGCGCCAACCACACCCCGCGCCAACCTGGCCAAGGAGCTGGAGAAGTACTCCAAGGTGTCCTTCGATTATGCAAGCTTTGATGCTCAAGTGTTTGGGAAGCGTATGCTTGCACCAAAGATGCCCACCAGCGAAACCTCACCCAAAGCCTTCAAAA GTAAGCCCTCATTCGCCAAGTCATCGTCGCCCAGCCTTAGCCTCCAAGGTTATGGCAAACCTTCCTCCTTGGCCTATGACTACTCCCATGATGCCGAAGCTGCCCACATGGCTGCTACCGCTATCCTCAACCTGTCTACACGGTGCTGGGAGAAACCTGAGAACCTTAGCACCAAGCCACAGAACAAG GAAATGGACATTGAGGTGGATGAGAATGGTACTCTGGACCTGAGTATGAAGAAGCCCATCAAGCATGAGGGCAGCCTGTCTGGCACCAGCCCGGGGGTCCGTTCCCCAGAcccttcttcttcctcatcttcctctctGCATCATGGGGAAAGCAGTGGGATGACATCACCAAACCTACAGAGCTACAAACAGGAGGAGTGGGAGGGGCCTCTGGATTTTACCAAACACAACCGCCAAAGGGAGGAGGAAATGGACGAG ATGGATCATGCTGCACAGTCGTATGTGTCATCTGACCCAGAGGACAGTGACATGATGCAGGACTTAATGGAGGACAGGAAGTACCCTGGAGAAGTCACAACCCCAAACTTCAAGGTCAAGTTCCAGCCCAAGGACAGCAAGAAGGAGTTGCTGTC ATGCCCAACACCTGGCTGTGATGGCAGTGGCCACATTACAGGGAACTATGCATCTCATCGCAG TTTGTCTGGGTGTCCTCTCGCTGATAAGAGCCTCCGGTCCCTCATGGCGGCACACACCCCTGAACTCAA ATGTCCCACTCCGGGATGTGACGGCTCAGGTCATATCACAGGAAACTACGCCTCCCATAGAAg TCTCTCTGGGTGCCCGCGTGCCAAGAAAAGTGGAATTAAAACTCCTACCAAGGACAACCAGGAGGACTCGGAGCTTTTAAA ATGTCCGGTGCCGGGCTGTGACAGTCTGGGACACATCAGCGGGAAGTACGCCACGCATCGCAGTGCCTACGGGTGTCCACTTGCAGCCCGCAGGCAGAAGGAGGGCCTCCTGAATGGCACACCCTTCAACTGGAAGGCATTCAAGACAGAGGGACCGACGTGTCCAACCCCGGGATGTGACGGCTCTGGCCACGCTAACGGCAGCTTCCTCACACACCGCAG CCTCTCAGGATGCCCCAGGGCGTTGTATGCCAAGAAAAAAGCCAAGTTTCCCACTGAGGACTATTTGAGTACCAAGTTCAGAGCCAGTGATG ttctgGACAATGACGAAGACATCAAGCAGCTCAACCAAGAGATTAATGACCTCAACGAGTCCAACAACGAAATGGAGGCAGATGTAGTCAACCTGCAAACGCAG ATCACTTCtatggaaaataatttgaaaaacattgagcaagagaacaagatgatcGAAGAGCAGAACGAGGCTCTGTTCATGGAGCTATCTGGTCTGAGCCGGGTCCTGATCCGTAGCCTGGCTAACATACGCGTGCCACACATG CAGGAGCCCATCACGGAGCAGAACTTCGACAGCTACGTGAACACTCTGACCGACATGTACACCAACAAAGACTGCTTCCAGAGCCCTGAAAACAAGGCTCTACTGGAGAGCATCAACAAAGCTGTGAAGGGTATCAAAGTCtga